Genomic segment of Proteus vulgaris:
TCACTGGATCGGTTTGGCCGGAACAAAGAAGAGATTCTCCAGGAGTGGAATGACCTAACGAAAAATATTGAAGCGGATATTGTGGTGCTGGATATGCCATTATTGGACACGACTCAATACAAAGACAGCATGGGAACCTTTATTGCTGATTTGGTTTTGCAGATTCTTTCGTGGATGGCTGAAGAGGAACGGGAGCGCATTCGGAAAAGGCAGCGTGAAGGAATCGACTTGGCGCTGCAAAATGGCATACAATTTGGCCGGTCCCCTGTTGTTGTTTCAGATGAATTCAAAGAGGTTTATAGAAAATGGAAAGCTAAAGGGCACTGTTGCAAATAGTCGGTGGTGATAAACTTATCATCCCCTTTTGCTGATGGAGCTGCACATGAACCCATTCAAAGGCCGGCATTTTCAGCGTGACATCATTCTGTGGGCCGTACGCTGGTACTGCAAATACGGCATCAGTTACCGTGAGCTGCAGGAGATGCTGGCTGAACGCGGAGTGAATGTCGATCACTCCACGATTTACCGCTGGGTTCAGCGTTATGCGCCTGAAATGGAAAAACGGCTGCGCTGGTACTGGCGTAACCCTTCCGATCTTTGCCCGTGGCACATGGATGAAACCTACGTGAAGGTCAATGGCCGCTGGGCGTATCTGTACCGGGCCGTCGACAGCCGGGGCCGCACTGTCGATTTTTATCTCTCCTCCCGTCGTAACAGCAAAGCTGCATACCGGTTTCTGGGTAAAATCCTCAACAACGTGAAGAAGTGGCAGATCCCACGATTCATCAACACGGATAAAGCGCCCGCCTATGGTCGCGCGCTTGCTCTGCTCAAACGCGAAGGCCGGTGCCCGTCTGACGTTGAACACCGACAGATTAAGTACCGGAACAACGTGATTGAATGCGATCATGGCAAACTGAAACGGATAATCAACGCCACGCTGGGATTTAAATCCATGAAGACGGCTTACGCCACCATCAAAGGTATTGAGGTGATGCGTGCACTACGCAAAGGCCAGGCCTCAGCATTTTATTATGGTGATCCCCTGGGCGAAATGCGCCTGGTAAGCAGAGTTTTTGAAATGTAAGGCCTTTGAATAAGACAAAAGGCTGCCTCATCGCTAACTTTGCAACAGTGCCGCCCCAGCAGCATCTCCAGCTGTGAACGCTGTTCGGCTGACGGTATCAGTGCCAGTTTGTTCCACAGGCGCAACGTCGCCTTTTCCCTTACCTCTGAAATCAACCGGGTCAGCGTAGTGGCTCCGGGGAGAATAATAGTCTATCCCGGCATTGCCAGTCGGGGATATTAAAAAGAGTATAGGTTTTTATTGCGATAAACTAGGTTTCACTTTGGTTCACCATGAAGATGGATTCGCAGTTCTAATGTGTAATGAGGTTCGGATTCATCTATGGGAGGCAAGTGATGAAGGCTGGCGCTCTCGTAGTAATGATTCACCGGTTTGTACAGGTGCGGAGTCGTTTATTGCTGGTACTGCTAGTTGCCGCATTGAAGTAGAGGGAATTGATGAATTATATCAACATATTAAGCCTTTGGGCATTTTGCACCCCAATACATCATTAAAAGATCAGTGGTGGGATGAACGAGACTTTGCAGTAATTGATCCCGACAACAATTTGATTAGCTTTTTTCAACAAATAAAAAGCTAAAATCTATTATTAATCTGTTCAGCAATCGGGCGCGATTGCTGAATAAAAGATACGAGAGACCTCTCTTGTATCTTTTTTATTTTGAGTGGTTTTGTCCGTTACACTAGAAAACCGAAAGACAATAAAAATTTTATTCTTGCTGAGTCTGGCTTTCGGTAAGCTAGACAAAACGGACAAAATAAAAATCTAAATATGCTTGAACAACTTGTAACTTAAATTCATAACTGTATTTTGCCATAAAAAATGACCTCCCATAAGTTAGATTTTTGGTCTAACTTATGGGGGTCAGTTCATTCTACACTTGGGCTGCATGTTTTGATTAATTATCTAATATCTCCGGATCTCCTGTAAAGGAATATAAAACTGCCTGCATGTTTTTCAAATAAAATACGGTGAATTTCCCATCATCAGCGCTATACATATCTCTCAAAGGCGGATTTGCTTCAAGCATTGCTTCCCTTGCTTCCACGGTATCATCAATTACGGCTTCGCCGGTGAGCCGAATCCATTTTCCTTTTGCCATACCTGAGACTTCCACCTTTGAATTTGCCAATAACTGCTGATAAACTTTTTTCTGATTGGTTGTACCAAGATAGACCTTGCCATTCCTCTCCATGGCTGCATTAAACGGTCTGACCCTTGGCTGGTCTCCTTCAACGGTTGCAAAATAATAAGTTTTTGCTTCATTTAAAAAATCAACAACTTGACTCATCCTTTTTTACCTCCATAAATAAATTTTTCTTTACTTTTCTTTGACCTAAATTCCACGTGCATTTTTTATTAGCTTAAAAGAACATAAGCACGCCTTTGGCGTGAGCATCGCGGCAAAGCCGCTCTATTTCTAGGCAACTCTCTTCTCGTCTTTTATACTCTGCTTCATGTATATTCCCAGACCCACTAAACTGCTATTTCAATATGACGACGGATGGAACCGCTTCATTGATAACAACCCTGTCGATGAATGGCAACTCCTCTGTGTTGAAAAGATGCTCGCCTGTAGCACCTGCGCGATGGGCGTTCGACGTTATTGCTGTTCTTCTCCTGAATGCACGCATTCGCGCTTCTTTTGTCAAACCTGTAAATCCAAAGCTTGCAGTGCGTGTGGGCTCAAAGGCACCGAACAGTGGATCGCCCAACAACGGCATATTTTGCCAGATTGCGAATGGCAACATATCACTCTCACGATGCCGCACTTGCTTTGGCCTTTTTTCAATAACAACTGGGCCTTGCTCAACCAACTCTTTCGCTGTGCCACCCGTGCTATGCTCAAATACGCTAGACGCCTTGGACTCGACATTGGCATTTTTTGTGCACTGCACACCTATGGTCGCCAACTCAATCAACATCCCCACATTCATTTATCCGTCACCCGAGGCGGTCTCACCAAATACGACACCTGGAAGCCGATTTTCTTTAAAAAGAAAGACGTCGAAAAAGTCTGGCGCAGTGCCGTTATTCGGCTCCTTCGAGACAACTATGTTCAGTTACAACCGAATAAATTGCCTGGTTTCGGGCATATTCGCGATTACCCAACGTGGTGTCGTTACCTCAATGCCCAGTTTCAACGTTATTGGAAACTCCATTTTGCTAAGAAAACCCGAGGCGCGTGGCACAACGTCAAATATCTAGGGCGTTACTTAAAACGTCCGCCTATCTCGGCCTCTCAATTGAAACACTACAGCGGCGGCACCGTGCTCCATCATTATTATGATCACCACAGCCAGCAACATCGGCGACAAATTTTATCCCAAGAAGAAATGATAAGACGTTATGTCAGTCATATCCCAGCTCGCCATTTTAAAATGATCCGCTATTACGGTTTTTTAGCCAATCGCAAACGTGGGCACTTATTACCTAAAGTGTATGACGCGTTGGACATGATTCATCCTAACGTGCCTGAAAAACCGGGGTTTGCAGCCCTGACCAAAGGATTTTTAAACACGGATCCGTACCAATGTATTTTATGCGGAAACCGACTGCGGTTTATGAGTGCCGAAAAAGGCCTACACGCGGTCACTTTACTGTCAGAAAGGCGGGATAAAATGGCTAAAAAGCGATGGTTACAAACCGCAGCCTAGGATCAGTGTGCCTATCATTTCAGTTTTTGGTTAAAAATAGTGCGGTTACGCGTTAGCAAGGTTAAGTTTAAATACGATAGAGACCTTTTAGTAGACTCTGATGACGAAACATATCGTTATTAACTCATTAAACTGTTAATCGAATTTCCTAACCATGAACACTATTTCACGAAGAATTTAAACTGATACTCCCACATTGTAACATTATTTACCACCACCTTTCAATCTTTTTCAATAAATTATTGATTGCAACTTTTGAGTAAAGATACTTATTAAACCCTGCAAGTTATCCACAGAGCAACACTCGATTTTCAAGATGATATCTTTATTATACCAGACATTTTTCATACACTTCCTTGTACGGATAGTTTTCTGACAAATTCATAATTACAGTTCTTGCGGTTTTACCCAATTTGTGTAGGGCTTATTATGCACGCTTAAAAATAATAAAAGCAGACTTGACCTGATAGTTTGGCTGTGAGCAATTATGTGCTTAGTGCATCTAACGCCGGAGTTAAGCCGCCGCGCGTAGCGCGGTCGGCTTGAACGAATTGTTAGACATCATTTACCAACTGACTTGATGATCTCGCCTTTCACAAAGCGAATAAATTCTTCCAAGTGATCTGCGCGTGAGGCCAAGTGATCTTCTTTTTGTCCCAGATAAGCTTGCTTAGCTTCAAGTAAGACGGGCTGATACTGGGCAGGTAGGCGTTTTATTGCCCAGTCGGCAGCGACATCCTTCGGCGCGATTTTGCCGGTTATTGCGCTGTACCAAATGCGGGACAACGTAAGCACTACATTTCGCTCATCGCCGGCCCAGTCGGGCTGCGAGTTCCATAGCTTCAAGGTTTCCCTCAGCGCCTCGAATAGATCCTGTTCAGGAACCGGGTCAAAGAATTCCTCCGCTGCCGGACCTACCAAGGCAACGCTATGTTCTCTTGCTTTTGTAAGCAGGATAGCTAGATCAATGTCGATCATGGCTGGCTCGAAGATACCCGCAAGAATGTCATTGCGCTGCCATTCTCCAAATTGCAGCTCGCGCTTAGCCGGATAACGCCACGGGATGATGTCGTCATGCACGACAAGGGTGACTTCTATAGCGCGGAGCGTCTCGCTCTCGCCAGGGAAAGCCGAAGCCTCCATAAGATCATTGAGCAATGCTCGCCGCGTCGTTTCATCAAGCTTTACGGCCACAGTAACCAACAAATCAATATCGCTGTATGGCTTCAGGCCGCCATCCACTGCGGAGCCGTACAAATGCACGGCCAGCAACGTTGATTCCAGATGGCGCTCAATGACGCTTAGCACCTCTGATAGTTGGTTCGAAATTTCGATGGTCACCGCTTCCCTCATGATGTCTAACGGGCGAGGTAAGCCGACCGCAGAATGCGGGTCGGCTTGACCGAAATGTTAGAACCAGAAGCCAAAACGGATAACTTGAATTTGGCGACGGGCGCTAACCGTGAAAAAACGCTGCGCCACCGAGGCGGCACAGCACTGCAAAAACGATAGCTGCTTGCGCTTGCTACGCAAGGGCTAGAGGCCAAAAAGACTGAAAACCTGCGCAGCCCATGCAGGCGAAGCCCGGAAAAAAGGCAAAACAGGCACTGAATAACGCCTGAAAAGCTAAATGCCGTTTGAATAAACATGAGCTAAATAAAGCTGGGTTTCAGTGGTGCTAACGTTGGACGTAACGAGAGCCGGAGCGCAGCGGAGGGAACCAAAATGCGCAGCATTTTGGCGTCCCGTTGACGGAATGGTTAGCCGTTTCGACGCGCATAAACGGAGTGGGTGTACGGAATTACAGCTTGAATGGTTTCGGTTGAGACAAGCTCGAATTCTGTTTCGTTGAGCATTGGGAAGAAGGCGTCACCCTCGAAGGTTTGATGTACCTCAGATAGAAACACGCCGTGGGCGTGAGGTAGTGCCAGAGTGTATATCTCAGCTCCGCCCGCGACGTAGAGTTCATTGCCGAGTTCGGATGCCAAAGCGATAGCGTGCGACAGCGTTGAAACAACTACGCAGCCAGTGGCGCGGTAGTTAGCTTGGCGTGAGATTACCAATGTGTGACGGTTCGGTAGAGGCTTGCCGATAGACTCAAAGGTCTTTCGCCCCATGACAACGACTTTTCCCTCAGTGAGTCTGCGAAAAATCTTCTGCTCACCCGGAATTTTCCAGGGGATATTAGGACCATTGCCAATAACCCGATTGGCTCCCATCGCAGCAACGAGATAAATGCGTACTGA
This window contains:
- a CDS encoding recombinase family protein, producing the protein MENRKFGYIRVSSKDQNEGRQLEAMRKIGITERDIYLDKQSGKNFERANYQLLKRIIRKGDILYIHSLDRFGRNKEEILQEWNDLTKNIEADIVVLDMPLLDTTQYKDSMGTFIADLVLQILSWMAEEERERIRKRQREGIDLALQNGIQFGRSPVVVSDEFKEVYRKWKAKGHCCK
- a CDS encoding IS6-like element IS26 family transposase, yielding MNPFKGRHFQRDIILWAVRWYCKYGISYRELQEMLAERGVNVDHSTIYRWVQRYAPEMEKRLRWYWRNPSDLCPWHMDETYVKVNGRWAYLYRAVDSRGRTVDFYLSSRRNSKAAYRFLGKILNNVKKWQIPRFINTDKAPAYGRALALLKREGRCPSDVEHRQIKYRNNVIECDHGKLKRIINATLGFKSMKTAYATIKGIEVMRALRKGQASAFYYGDPLGEMRLVSRVFEM
- the bleO gene encoding bleomycin binding protein translates to MPALPVGDIKKSIGFYCDKLGFTLVHHEDGFAVLMCNEVRIHLWEASDEGWRSRSNDSPVCTGAESFIAGTASCRIEVEGIDELYQHIKPLGILHPNTSLKDQWWDERDFAVIDPDNNLISFFQQIKS
- a CDS encoding pyridoxamine 5'-phosphate oxidase family protein, which encodes MSQVVDFLNEAKTYYFATVEGDQPRVRPFNAAMERNGKVYLGTTNQKKVYQQLLANSKVEVSGMAKGKWIRLTGEAVIDDTVEAREAMLEANPPLRDMYSADDGKFTVFYLKNMQAVLYSFTGDPEILDN
- a CDS encoding IS91 family transposase translates to MYIPRPTKLLFQYDDGWNRFIDNNPVDEWQLLCVEKMLACSTCAMGVRRYCCSSPECTHSRFFCQTCKSKACSACGLKGTEQWIAQQRHILPDCEWQHITLTMPHLLWPFFNNNWALLNQLFRCATRAMLKYARRLGLDIGIFCALHTYGRQLNQHPHIHLSVTRGGLTKYDTWKPIFFKKKDVEKVWRSAVIRLLRDNYVQLQPNKLPGFGHIRDYPTWCRYLNAQFQRYWKLHFAKKTRGAWHNVKYLGRYLKRPPISASQLKHYSGGTVLHHYYDHHSQQHRRQILSQEEMIRRYVSHIPARHFKMIRYYGFLANRKRGHLLPKVYDALDMIHPNVPEKPGFAALTKGFLNTDPYQCILCGNRLRFMSAEKGLHAVTLLSERRDKMAKKRWLQTAA
- a CDS encoding DUF1010 domain-containing protein, with product MFIQTAFSFSGVIQCLFCLFSGLRLHGLRRFSVFLASSPCVASASSYRFCSAVPPRWRSVFSRLAPVAKFKLSVLASGSNISVKPTRILRSAYLAR
- the dfrA12 gene encoding trimethoprim-resistant dihydrofolate reductase DfrA12; protein product: MNSESVRIYLVAAMGANRVIGNGPNIPWKIPGEQKIFRRLTEGKVVVMGRKTFESIGKPLPNRHTLVISRQANYRATGCVVVSTLSHAIALASELGNELYVAGGAEIYTLALPHAHGVFLSEVHQTFEGDAFFPMLNETEFELVSTETIQAVIPYTHSVYARRNG